Proteins encoded within one genomic window of Cellulomonas flavigena DSM 20109:
- a CDS encoding ABC transporter permease codes for MVWRTQVLLGRLRDQATVLATVALVTFVATTLLGTFALLLDATGDDAVDAALGRLPDSAITLEATIRVNNKDTQTALDAAGDTLAAMLGDVPTERTAWLTGRTWSLPRVEGAPVAPLAYPASTPLVPDQTELLSGTWPDAARDDAGRLLVNVPGVAAERYGWAVGTEVPVRTLGGQAEDTWLVVGTHEITGPPASWSRDPLGGAGHDAAYPVPGTLGKLVTDLWGPVVVAPEALLGPGVTERAHLLVLPDLTGAPRGALATARDSLTSGQVRLSAALTDVGVSGSIRTDLGTTIDAAWRELTVTRVGVVVVGLLLAVLATTVMLQAARLLGERRAAEGELVAARGASPAQLRSLAVLEAALLAVLVTGTAPWAARALFARLADTGGMSAAGLTAPPGVPPAVWFACAGVATVLAVALVVPSWHVSGSSHASAHAHLVRTGADVALVALGGVALWQLLDYGAPLTRGADGPRLDPVLVLGPALVTLAAAVLALRLVGPVGRGADALARRGTTLVVPLAAWQVARRPAAATGTILVVVLAVAAATFSHAFLATWRLSQLEQVDLALGTDARIEGARGEPLVVSADVRGALADAPGDAVLQPVVVRNVGVGRALGADRGSSAIDARVIGVDASTPDLLRGRGPEPWEDVVRDLPHPPGSARAPERTATGTELPGDPQWLLARVTPGSAPEASGRAYLRIAVEDEAGARAWLATPELLLGEPVDIALEVPRARGPLRVVAASFVVALDGTPFEVAVATSPRDKLGQIGLAVHDVRVLDRSVDAGTPDEATLAAAQGTPVDLSGAPWEGSATSGGVVRDVLVGSAATAPAPSGLPADALVLDGLFDMSTLDASTGRLVAHAWPAQERVRAVVTESLAERADLRDGAGFVMRIGDAQVDVYVEAVVPYVPGAPRGPALLVDRTALGRVVTEAAGTDPLLDAWWLAAPPAQTADLAGAVAHATGGHATVRSTERAAAVAGPLRVTVPAALSLVTAATAMLVLVGLGSSAAAVVRSRRLELARLQALGASRRSLVGGLLGEHALLVLLGAGTGALIGYGLSRVVAPVLTVSGDGRRPVPAPVVDWQAEETFAITAGLALAGCAVVALLATVLVRRASGALLRLGDDR; via the coding sequence ATGGTGTGGCGGACGCAGGTCCTGCTCGGACGCCTGCGTGACCAGGCGACCGTCCTGGCGACGGTCGCGCTCGTGACGTTCGTCGCCACGACGCTGCTCGGCACGTTCGCGCTGCTGCTGGACGCCACCGGCGACGACGCCGTCGATGCCGCTCTCGGCCGGCTCCCGGACTCCGCGATCACGCTCGAGGCGACGATCCGGGTCAACAACAAGGACACGCAGACGGCGCTCGACGCCGCGGGCGACACCCTCGCCGCGATGCTGGGCGACGTCCCCACCGAGCGCACCGCGTGGCTGACCGGCCGCACCTGGTCGCTGCCGCGCGTCGAGGGCGCACCCGTGGCACCCCTCGCCTACCCGGCGAGCACACCGCTCGTCCCCGACCAGACCGAGCTGCTCAGCGGTACGTGGCCGGACGCCGCGCGCGACGACGCCGGACGCCTCCTGGTCAACGTGCCGGGCGTCGCCGCCGAACGCTACGGCTGGGCCGTCGGCACCGAGGTCCCCGTGCGGACGCTCGGCGGGCAGGCGGAGGACACCTGGCTCGTCGTCGGCACGCACGAGATCACGGGCCCACCCGCGTCGTGGTCGCGCGATCCCCTGGGCGGCGCGGGGCACGACGCCGCGTACCCGGTGCCCGGCACGCTGGGCAAGCTCGTCACGGACCTCTGGGGACCCGTGGTCGTCGCTCCCGAGGCACTGCTGGGCCCCGGCGTCACCGAGCGAGCGCACCTGCTCGTGCTCCCCGACCTGACGGGTGCGCCCCGCGGCGCGCTCGCCACCGCGCGCGACTCGCTGACGTCGGGCCAGGTCCGGCTGTCCGCCGCGCTCACCGACGTCGGCGTCAGCGGGTCGATCCGCACCGACCTCGGGACCACGATCGACGCCGCCTGGCGCGAGCTGACCGTCACGCGCGTCGGCGTGGTCGTCGTCGGCCTGCTGCTGGCCGTGCTGGCGACCACCGTGATGCTGCAGGCCGCGCGCCTGCTCGGCGAACGGCGCGCCGCCGAGGGCGAGCTCGTGGCCGCGCGCGGCGCGTCGCCCGCGCAGCTGCGCTCGCTGGCCGTGCTCGAGGCGGCCCTGCTCGCCGTGCTCGTCACGGGCACCGCGCCGTGGGCGGCGCGCGCGCTGTTCGCGCGGCTCGCCGACACCGGGGGGATGAGCGCGGCCGGCCTGACGGCACCGCCTGGGGTGCCACCGGCGGTGTGGTTCGCGTGCGCCGGGGTCGCGACCGTGCTGGCCGTCGCACTGGTGGTGCCGTCCTGGCACGTCAGCGGCTCCTCCCACGCGAGCGCGCACGCGCACCTCGTGCGCACGGGCGCCGACGTCGCGCTCGTGGCGCTCGGCGGCGTCGCCCTGTGGCAGCTCCTCGACTACGGCGCGCCCCTGACCCGCGGTGCCGACGGCCCCCGCCTCGACCCCGTGCTCGTCCTGGGCCCCGCGCTCGTCACGCTCGCCGCGGCCGTCCTGGCGCTGCGCCTCGTGGGCCCCGTCGGCCGCGGCGCCGACGCGCTCGCGCGCCGGGGCACCACGCTGGTCGTGCCGCTCGCCGCATGGCAGGTGGCGCGGCGCCCCGCCGCCGCGACGGGCACGATCCTCGTGGTGGTGCTCGCGGTGGCCGCGGCCACGTTCTCCCACGCGTTCCTCGCGACGTGGCGCCTGTCGCAGCTCGAGCAGGTCGACCTCGCGCTGGGCACCGACGCGCGCATCGAGGGCGCGCGCGGCGAGCCGCTCGTGGTCTCGGCCGACGTCCGCGGCGCGCTGGCGGACGCTCCCGGTGACGCGGTGCTGCAGCCCGTCGTCGTGCGGAACGTCGGCGTCGGCCGTGCGCTCGGTGCGGACCGCGGCTCGTCCGCGATCGACGCCCGGGTCATCGGCGTCGACGCGAGCACGCCCGACCTGCTGCGCGGGCGCGGCCCGGAGCCCTGGGAGGACGTCGTGCGGGACCTGCCGCACCCTCCCGGCTCGGCACGGGCCCCGGAGCGCACCGCCACCGGCACCGAGCTCCCCGGCGATCCGCAGTGGCTGCTCGCGCGCGTGACCCCCGGCTCCGCGCCCGAGGCGAGCGGCCGGGCGTACCTGCGGATCGCGGTCGAGGACGAGGCCGGCGCGCGTGCCTGGCTGGCCACGCCGGAGCTGCTCCTCGGCGAGCCGGTCGACATCGCCCTCGAGGTGCCCCGCGCGCGCGGTCCCCTGCGCGTCGTCGCCGCGTCGTTCGTCGTCGCGCTCGACGGCACCCCGTTCGAGGTCGCCGTGGCGACGAGCCCCCGCGACAAGCTCGGGCAGATCGGTCTCGCGGTGCACGACGTGCGCGTGCTGGACCGCTCGGTGGACGCCGGGACGCCCGACGAGGCGACGCTCGCGGCCGCGCAGGGCACCCCGGTCGACCTCTCCGGGGCCCCGTGGGAGGGTTCCGCGACGAGCGGTGGGGTCGTCCGCGACGTGCTCGTCGGGAGTGCGGCGACGGCCCCGGCGCCGTCGGGGCTGCCCGCCGACGCGCTCGTGCTCGACGGCCTGTTCGACATGAGCACGCTGGACGCCTCGACGGGCCGGCTCGTCGCGCACGCCTGGCCCGCGCAGGAGCGGGTCCGCGCGGTCGTGACCGAGTCGCTCGCGGAGCGCGCGGACCTCCGGGACGGCGCCGGGTTCGTGATGCGCATCGGCGACGCGCAGGTGGACGTGTACGTCGAGGCGGTCGTCCCGTACGTCCCCGGGGCCCCGCGCGGCCCGGCGCTCCTGGTGGACCGCACCGCGCTGGGCCGCGTCGTGACCGAGGCGGCCGGTACGGACCCGCTCCTGGACGCCTGGTGGCTGGCCGCACCCCCGGCGCAGACCGCGGACCTCGCCGGTGCGGTCGCGCACGCCACCGGGGGCCACGCCACCGTGCGCAGCACCGAGCGCGCCGCCGCCGTGGCCGGTCCGCTGCGCGTGACGGTGCCCGCAGCGCTGTCGCTCGTGACCGCGGCGACCGCGATGCTGGTGCTCGTCGGGCTGGGGTCGAGCGCGGCGGCCGTGGTCCGGTCGCGCCGGCTCGAGCTCGCCCGGCTGCAGGCGCTCGGCGCGTCGCGCCGCTCGCTGGTCGGCGGGCTGCTCGGCGAGCACGCGCTGCTCGTGCTCCTCGGGGCCGGCACGGGTGCGCTGATCGGGTACGGGCTGTCGCGCGTCGTCGCGCCCGTCCTCACGGTGTCCGGGGACGGCCGCAGACCCGTGCCCGCGCCCGTGGTCGACTGGCAGGCCGAGGAGACCTTCGCGATCACCGCGGGCCTCGCGCTGGCCGGGTGCGCGGTGGTCGCGCTGCTCGCCACCGTGCTGGTACGACGCGCGTCCGGCGCGCTGCTGCGACTGGGGGACGACCGATGA